A single region of the Musa acuminata AAA Group cultivar baxijiao chromosome BXJ1-11, Cavendish_Baxijiao_AAA, whole genome shotgun sequence genome encodes:
- the LOC103970872 gene encoding subtilisin-like protease 4, with amino-acid sequence MTLPKPFLALLICLFASLPLSCLHVDGSDELKAFIVHVKRPENLSFSVAEQWTGWYSSLLSLASLEANDTDFARSRVIYSYRHVVTGFSALLTEREVEAMSKLDWFQHAYPSPVYHLMTTHSPKFLGLRQRIGNGVWNATNMGQGVIVGILDTGVTPGHPSFDDYGLPPPPAKWKGRCDLNASACNNKLIGARSFINYDAVRRRPTDTPIDDEGHGTHTASTAAGALVKHADVDGNARGVAAGVAPRAHIAIYKVCSEIGCAGYDILAAMDAAVADGVDVLSLSLGGGSIPFHSDPVALGGFEAINKGIFVSCSAGNSGPDAYTVTNVAPWLLTVGASTMDRSFLGTVKLGDGQEWEGASLNPPRNFDSKMLPLVYVAGDAAASHCLNDSLNGVDVRGKIVLCDRGDNSRLEKAQVVKSAGGAGIILVNTPEDAYSTIADPLVLPASNVPYVVGLKIKAYINSASAPAASLVFNGTVMHTPHSPSMASFSSRGPSQITPGILKPDITGPGVNILAAWTIQKFNMISGTSMSCPHLSGIAALIKKAHPDWSPAAIKSAIMTTAYVTDNSRGPILDERHLPADFFAIGAGHVNPRKAIDPGLVYDLTPQDYIPYLCGLYESSLVEVIVGRPVDCSSPNSISEGELNYPSISVTLPANNLTSVRYRRTVTNVGKPTSTYRVKLDLPKEVSARVTPTKLSFNEVNQKRRFRISFRRNGGGPGAVQGQLLWVSGKHVVRSPISIRLE; translated from the coding sequence ATGACTCTCCCTAAGCCCTTCCTCGCCCTCCTCATTTGCCTCTTTGCTTCCCTCCCCCTCTCCTGCCTCCACGTCGACGGCTCCGACGAGCTCAAAGCCTTCATCGTTCACGTCAAACGCCCGGAGAACCTGAGCTTCTCCGTCGCCGAACAATGGACGGGTTGGTACTCCTCTCTCTTGAGCCTTGCGTCTCTTGAAGCGAACGACACCGACTTCGCACGGTCGCGCGTTATCTACTCCTACCGCCATGTCGTCACCGGCTTCTCTGCCTTGCTCACTGAGAGGGAGGTGGAGGCCATGTCGAAGTTGGACTGGTTTCAGCACGCCTACCCCAGCCCCGTTTACCACCTCATGACCACCCACTCGCCAAAGTTTCTGGGGCTGAGGCAGAGGATCGGCAACGGCGTTTGGAACGCGACCAATATGGGCCAAGGGGTCATCGTCGGCATCTTAGACACTGGCGTCACACCAGGGCATCCATCCTTCGATGACTATGGCTTGCCGCCGCCGCCGGCCAAGTGGAAGGGGAGATGCGACTTGAACGCGTCTGCGTGCAACAATAAGCTCATCGGTGCAAGGTCCTTCATCAACTACGACGCCGTCAGGCGTCGGCCCACCGACACGCCGATCGACGACGAGGGGCATGGCACTCACACCGCGAGCACTGCCGCCGGGGCCTTGGTAAAGCATGCCGACGTAGACGGGAATGCGAGGGGCGTGGCGGCCGGGGTGGCGCCGCGCGCCCACATCGCCATTTACAAGGTGTGCTCTGAGATAGGATGCGCGGGTTACGACATCTTGGCTGCCATGGATGCCGCGGTGGCCGATGGGGTGGATGTGCTCTCCCTCTCGCTCGGCGGTGGATCTATTCCTTTCCACTCTGACCCGGTCGCGCTGGGCGGCTTCGAAGCCATCAACAAAGGAATCTTCGTCAGCTGCTCGGCCGGCAATTCGGGACCGGATGCTTACACCGTGACCAATGTCGCGCCGTGGCTGCTCACGGTAGGCGCAAGCACCATGGACCGATCCTTCTTGGGCACTGTCAAGCTCGGCGACGGACAGGAATGGGAGGGCGCGTCACTGAACCCGCCGCGTAACTTCGACTCCAAAATGCTGCCTCTCGTGTACGTCGCCGGTGATGCGGCCGCCTCCCACTGCCTCAACGACTCCTTGAATGGTGTGGACGTCCGCGGAAAGATAGTGCTGTGCGACCGCGGCGACAATTCGAGGCTCGAGAAGGCTCAAGTCGTCAAAAGCGCCGGCGGCGCCGGCATAATCCTTGTCAACACTCCCGAGGACGCCTACAGCACCATCGCCGATCCACTAGTGCTTCCGGCTTCGAACGTCCCCTACGTTGTCGGACTCAAGATCAAGGCTTACATCAACTCCGCCTCTGCCCCCGCGGCGTCGTTGGTATTCAACGGCACCGTCATGCACACACCCCACTCGCCGTCGATGGCCTCGTTCTCTTCCCGCGGGCCCAGTCAAATCACGCCGGGGATCCTGAAGCCGGACATCACGGGGCCGGGCGTGAACATCCTCGCCGCGTGGACCATCCAGAAGTTCAACATGATCTCCGGCACCTCCATGTCCTGCCCTCACCTCTCCGGCATCGCCGCCCTGATCAAGAAAGCGCACCCCGATTGGTCGCCGGCCGCGATCAAATCCGCCATCATGACGACGGCGTACGTGACGGACAACAGCCGAGGGCCGATCCTCGACGAGAGACACCTCCCGGCCGACTTCTTCGCGATAGGAGCGGGACACGTGAACCCTCGGAAGGCCATCGACCCCGGTCTCGTCTACGACCTCACACCCCAAGACTATATCCCTTATCTCTGCGGCCTCTACGAAAGCTCTCTTGTCGAAGTTATTGTTGGCCGACCGGTCGATTGCTCGTCTCCAAACAGCATCAGCGAAGGAGAACTGAACTATCCTTCCATATCGGTCACTCTGCCGGCGAACAATCTGACGTCGGTCCGCTACAGACGGACAGTGACCAACGTCGGCAAGCCCACGTCGACGTACCGGGTGAAGCTTGACTTGCCGAAAGAGGTGTCGGCCAGGGTGACGCCAACAAAGCTCTCGTTCAACGAGGTGAACCAGAAGCGACGCTTCCGCATCAGCTTCAGGAGGAACGGAGGTGGACCGGGCGCAGTGCAAGGGCAACTGCTGTGGGTGTCAGGGAAGCACGTCGTCAGGAGCCCGATCTCCATCAGGTTGGagtaa